Part of the Cuculus canorus isolate bCucCan1 chromosome 17, bCucCan1.pri, whole genome shotgun sequence genome is shown below.
CTGCTCCCATTTCCATTGCCCTTTGGTGTGCCTTTTCCACCCCTGCTCCCATTTCCATCCCTGCCTCCGCCCTCGCAGGACGCTGACTCGACcccttcctccagccctctgggCTCTGTTtccaccccagctctgctccacgGCTGCCCTGATCCTCTCCACGCAGATCCTGCTCTGCTCATCCCCTCCCTGTACAAGTTCCCTCCATGTTTTCCACCTCGGCAAGGCATTCCCTCAAAACCACACTGCTAGGAACAGATTCCCTCTTGACTTAGATACGGAGCAACATTTCAGGAAGTCTTGGGAAAGAATATTTATGACAAAGAAAACCATTATGCAGCTTCCCTCAAGTCAGCATCACCCACGTCCTGCCCATGCACCAGTGGttccctttgttttcctggGAATCCTGCAGCCGCATGGTGACTTTCTCCATCCCCGTCCCTGTAGCCCCAGCACTGCTCGTGGCGACTCAGACGGAATTCTGTGCTGGCATTTGAGTCCCTCACAGGTGTCGAGATGAGCGGGATACTGGGACCCCCTTCCCAAGCTCTGCCTGCGCTGGGCAGCACGTTGTTTAAAAGGACACCTGAGACAGAGGAACAcgaagagaggaaagagaaacatgGCTGCGGAAGGATGGAgtgaaagctggggaagggacgAGTGGAGAAAGAAGTGGAGATGCTGACGGAACCAGCCTGCTGCAGGACACCGATGGCCTGCGCTCAGCCCCACGGCGACAAGGGCGTGCGTGACACTGGGCATCCAGCTGAAGGAAGGATTGTGTTTCTGCAGGAAGGGATGGAAGCTATGTGCATGGTGTCTCTTCTCTCCTTGATTGCAGCGGAGAGACCCCGCCATGCTGCTCGTCATCATCACCTATGCAGGGAACAGAGCAGCAACATCTCAGCAAGAGGCAATAAACCAGACAAAAGCAATTCCTCGCTCCCTGGCAGCTGCTCCTGGAAGAGCCACAGCTTAGCAGGAGCACAGGTGGCTCCTGCTCCATAACTCAGCTGACGGGCAGGTGCCAGGTCTCACCTTCTGTAAGGCAGTTGAGGTAGGCAGCCTGGATGCTGCTCCCATTGACCAATGCCATTGCTTCCTCCTTGGTGGAGCTGCTCAagctctcctcttcccccttcccctcgTCATCATCTTCTGAGTCCACCAGCACTAAGATATCTCCCAAGTCTTGATTCCTGTGAACAGCCGAGCAAGCAGAAGGGGGCTGAAAGGCTGCGGAGAGCCCATCCTGACCCTTCCCTCCAACCTATGCCTTCCCTGCCTCTGATAACCCTTTACACCACGACCAATTCTGACAGACTCTCCAGTCCCACATTAACTGTGTTCAAAGAACGGTCGGTGTCAGACCCTGCTGGCAGCAACACCACCTACGGTGTCCTGCACTGCTTCCCATTTGTCTTCCAAAGTCCTCCAACCACTTCACGAATATCCACGTACCAAACTGCACGAGCCCCTCCCGAGCAGAGTGATTCTCCCCTCCCAAAGAGCTGATGAAACGAAGGCCCTCGGGAAAGAGTCTTCCTATTGCGCAGCACCACAGCTGTGGGAACAGAACCAACAGGGGCGAGGGAAGGGAGTGGGACCAGGAGGGATCTAAGCggcaagcagagaaaaatctggTGCATATGAACCCCAGGAAGCTACCAGACATCCATCTTAAGCGGGAACACACGGGCAAACAtccacacagagcagcagcagatcacCATTTCTATTTACTCTCCAAGTCTTCAGGCTCACCTGCACCACGGAGCAGCTCTCCTGAGCAGCCTCCTCCCACACTAATGGCTGCCTTGCAGCACCGTTCTGCACAGCCCAAAGCAATGCTACTCCTGCTCTAATTCCAAATGTCCTCCTCTTGCCTTACCCTCCTGCTCCCACATCCACGCCGAGGCCCTCTCATCCCCACCGTTCCCCTTCCTCTGTGGCAGAGCTCCCACAGAAGAACAGCTTCGCTCTGGGGACATCTCCTGCCTCCGAAGCGGATTCCCTTGGAGCAGAGTACTGAGGCAGGACTGAGCTGAGGAAAATCCCTGGGGACATCTCCTGCCTCCGAAGCGGATTCCCTTGGAGCAGAGTACTGAGGCAGGACTGAGCTGAGGAAAATCCACACTCACCTGAATGCAGCACCTGaatgggagagaagggaaaggacagTGTTAGAAACCAGCTGCAGAGTGGTGCCTCGGGCCGTGCGCTGCTGGTTTGCCTGCACAGCCCCTGCCCattctgcctgcagcaggatgATTTCTGGCAACCACACGCAGAGGCAGGGATGTGAATGTGACCTGCCCACACGTGCAACAAGGGCACCAGAAAGGTCACGAGGAAAGGGGTGAACGCTCATCACTGTACAGCTCCCTGGAGGAGGCAAGGGGAAGTGCCTGAAGCActcagctggggaaggaggcTTGCGTTTCCAACCCATCTGCCTCCAGGGCTCTCTCAGGGTTTTGACCTGCAGCCGGAAGAGGCCCAAGGGTTGGGGTGATTGTCACAGCACACCAGAAGGGACAAGCTGGTTAAGGATAAAACCGGGCTCCCTTCAGAAGAAATAACTCCCTCCCTGGCTCGTGCAGAGGCAAACTCCTACCTCTCAGGCACAGGAGGGGATTGTAGTACAAGACGACTCCAGTGACGGTGAGAATAAccagcagggacaggaccaCCACAGCACCCACGACCCCAATAATGTTCACTGGctctgtggaaagaaaaggagacacaGGAGGTCAGCTTGTCACTGGGACATGGATGGGTGGGTGAGGAAATTCAGTGCAAACAATAGAGCAGGTCCGTGTTGTTTTAGCTCCCATTTCCCGACATTTCAACAGTCCTACCAGCACAAGGGGTGAGTTTCAGGCACTCGTGCTTCGATGATATGGAAAGCACCACAGCAAAGCCCCTATTTTTGTGCCCTTATGCATTTAGTGAAAGCAAATGAATTCCTGCCCAGGGGGCAGTCGCCCATCTATGCTTGCCCCAAGAGGGCAGAAAGCATCAACAGGCAAAGAGGGCTTTAGCAGCAAATGAAGCCTCCAGAGCAGtgtccccagctcctctgcaatCCCTGCCGCAGCAATCCCAGGCAGCTCCACTCACGTTTTACCGTCAGGCAGACAAAcaactccctcagccccacggggTTCTGTGCTTTGCAGACGTAACAGCCCCCATCGGTGTCCTGGGAGCAGTTGCGGATGGTGAGCCGTGACGCTTTGCCCTCCTGGACAATGAGGTATCTCCCTCCAGGTTGGATCTCCACCTCCGGCTGGGAGATGCCCCGCAGCCAGGTGAGCTGCGCTGCTGGGGTGCCCTCGGTCACACGGCATGTCAGGGTCACATTGTCACCCACAAGACaggtcttggggggctctgatTCCAGTGAAGGGAGTTCTGAACAGcccaaggggggaaaaaaagcaaaatacaaaagtCAAGGAAGGAATGGAGGAGTTGAACATAACAAGCAATCAGCCATCTGACTGTTGAATAATCATTAACAGGAGGAAGTCAGACAGGAGTCTGGGACTCTAGCACGGGGGTTTGGCATTCAGGTCAGTCAGGAGCCTTCAGCAGCCTTCTAAGGAGCGATCCCAGCAACATTCACATTGCTCAGTCCTTTCTTTTGACACCTCTCTTTATATGCCCAGAGTAAAACGGTCggagcacagccagcaggaagacagcagagaggaggaaaggcagctCAGGGATTTCCCTTGGGGTCAGCAGAGCTCTTGTGTAGCCCTGACAACCTTTGGAGTATAAACACAGCTCAGGTTTTCCAAAGCTGCTTTACTCAGATCGCTTAGATGCTCTTAGGGGACCTGGGTGCACACGCAACCCTTCTGCTGTAAACCTAACCCTGGAAAACTCAACCTCAAGCTGAACATGGCACCAAAACCACTTCCCACTTTCACACAGGTGAAAACCTCGTTGTGGGGAAATCTGTTTGCCCTTGAAGAAGTTCCCAAAACACAACACACCTGCAACTACACCACAACGGACCTCAGCTGCAGGACCTCTGCGCAGGCCAAGCCCTGCCATGGTGCTTCGTTAGCATCTCCCTGCGGCAAGCACCTGCAGGCCTGGCTTGCCTGGCCACTGCCTTAGTGCTCTGGAGGGCAGGGAACGATCACTGTACCTGCATGCCCCGCCATTAGCAGGCTCATTAATAGTCAATAAGGTACACAAGTCAGCTCACTTATCTCCACAGTGCACGAAGGTTCCTCCTCCTCGACGACGTGGCTCCCGACGCACTTAAACACTTTGCGGTGGGAGAGGTGGGAGCTGTTCAGTGTTTCCACGTGTGTGTCCGAGGAGCTCGTGGAGCTGATGACCCAGCTGGAGTTCTCCAGATCGTGCCCCTCTTCTCTCCAGcgcagggtggggtgggggtaCCCCCCCGGccagctgcagaacagctgcAGCATCAACCCCGACGAAGAACTCTCAGCCCAGCACTTTGGGGATGAGTGCGGTGGATCTGTCGGCAAGAACACAAGGTTAGAAACATTTCCAAGTCACAGCTCTTGGCAACCGAGGGCTGGAAGTTCCGCAAGTGCTCACGCTTGCCATTGTTCCCCCTGAAAGTCTTCCTAGTTTCCCTGCCTATCTTTTCCCTGACCATAATTCCACAGCCCCAGGGGAGCACAGCACCGAAGTCCAGTCCACACGGATCAAGTAGGAGGCTGCCCTGCAAAAGTCATTGGAGCAACCACAGCCAAGACTTGAGGAACTGATGCACAGGATGGAAACAAATTATTGCTACAATTTTGTCTGATGGAGATGAGAAAAGCACTTAAGAACACAGCAGGAGAATAAAAACTCCACACTGCCCTTGGTCCTCAAGCCACAGCTACATGGAGGTGACACCAATCGAGGCCAATGTTGTGCCTCTCCCTGTCACTGATAGAAGCACTCAGATTTCCTGAGGGAACATGTAAACTCTTGCCCAAGCTAAGTCACCAGCTTCTCAGAGCCACGAGCCCAAAGCCAGAGCATTTCCCCAGCAAGCCCAGCACATTGCTGAAGGAGGAGGCTGTTCCTAGGGAGTgtaggtttagactggatataaggaagaaatatttacgctgagggtggtgaagcactggcccaggttgcccagggaggaaGTGGAGGCTCCaaccctggaaacattcaagatcaggttggataaggcttgAGCAACCCAATCACGTTtggggatgtccctgcttctggaTGGGGATAGGACTGGATGACCcgtaaaagtcccttccaacccaaagcattctatgattccaagatGTTTTGCCCACAGGGAGTCCTAGTGACTCCAGCTCACACGGTCAGGGCCACAGACGTGTGCCGCTGAAGCCAAACCAGACGtgctctgctccttcccagcaccGCTGTCACTGCCTTGTGCGGCCAGAGCGTATTACTCAGTCACGCGCTGCGCTCTGTGCCCACACTGCACTGCAGCAGTGGGGACAAACTCCAACGAAGAACATCAGCAGGGAAATTCACTGCTGGCCTCACACCAGGGCTGCTCTGTAGCCACCACAACTACGTTTGTTACTCAAATACGCAAACAACAACACGATGGCAAGAGCAGGTCAGAAGCCAACAGAAATCCAAGAGCAATCCCTTTGGGCAGAGCAGGGCTCATGTTTCTCGCAGATGAGTTCACACACACGCCCATGCACATGGAGGCACAGGCGTTCCTTTAACAGCCACAGGGATCCTGGACTCTGATCCAGGCAGAATTAACACGCTGTCCCTGGAGCTGGCTGGCCTAATCCAACACTGAACAAGACCCTACTGAGAGATCAGACACTGACAACACAAACTCCACACAAGGAGTGTCAGAGGGATGCCTGGtgtttattcctttaaaatgcaGAGCATTTATTCAAGTGACTTTCAAATAACGTGAGTTAGAAATATATCATGGCAAATCCCCTGTGAGCTACAACAACATACCTTCTCAGGGCTTGGCTTTCCAGGAACCATATACATGCATCTCACATGATCTTTGAAACCATCCAGCTCTGGCAAGAAAGGTCTCTACAGTACTTTCTCTGTCCCAGCCCTGGGGAGGCATCACAAGCGATCTCGAATCCTGGCTGTGGTTGATAAGAGCAGCCCGTCACCCTGTATCACCAAAAACGGTCCCATGTCAAGAGGGGGACACAGCCCTTCCAGCCAGGGAGCTGCATGTTTTGTGCTGGCTCCGTGACCCGGCCTCCTGAAGCCGTCCGCTTTACATCCTGGACTGAGACACTCTCCCACTACaatccttctctttaaaatgcTAAGAGAGATCTGATCccaaaatattaacaaaataaaacccgAAACTCCTTCAGTCCTCCAACAAAGAAACCAATCACAAACCACCACAA
Proteins encoded:
- the VSIG10 gene encoding V-set and immunoglobulin domain-containing protein 10; this encodes MRLPGGTQPARFFLALCVWRLVPRRDAAGTEEVVFGKVGGTILLLCRNVSKEATEVVWFQGDPRSFPPLFSSRVTFPPDTRFSLVDNSSLRITGLRAQDEGNYTCKEVLNKTDHEHRVRLLVANPPHSSPKCWAESSSSGLMLQLFCSWPGGYPHPTLRWREEGHDLENSSWVISSTSSSDTHVETLNSSHLSHRKVFKCVGSHVVEEEEPSCTVEIKLPSLESEPPKTCLVGDNVTLTCRVTEGTPAAQLTWLRGISQPEVEIQPGGRYLIVQEGKASRLTIRNCSQDTDGGCYVCKAQNPVGLRELFVCLTVKQPVNIIGVVGAVVVLSLLVILTVTGVVLYYNPLLCLRGAAFRNQDLGDILVLVDSEDDDEGKGEEESLSSSTKEEAMALVNGSSIQAAYLNCLTEGDDDEQHGGVSPLQSRREETPCT